Proteins encoded within one genomic window of Armatimonadota bacterium:
- the clpX gene encoding ATP-dependent protease ATP-binding subunit ClpX, translating to MARIDETNRCCLCGKTKDPAEGGRKIIVGLHGAVCSDCVNLCNDILTTGEDLPIGGLADESGFGETSFKSVGSEPKTVPKPKEIVGYLENYVIGQEHAKRSLSVAIYNHYKRVSSDRADDDVELQKSNILMVGPTGSGKTLLAQTLARMLEVPFAMTDATALTEAGYVGEDVENILLKLYQSAEQLDSSNAQSLCEKGIIYVDEIDKIGRKSDNPSITRDVSGEGVQQALLKILEGTVANVPPQGGRKHPQQEYIPIDTTNILFICGGAFEGLSDIIMRRQKENVLGFRANPSSKAERKKDILRNVLPEDLLKYGLIPEFIGRLPVITTLEELDEEALIRILTEPKNAITKQYKKFFELDNVELEFEEGVLKEIAAEAMKRKTGARALRAILENIMLEVMYEVPSNDDIKKVIVPVGSVAGTAEPQLLTEAEAKEAS from the coding sequence ATGGCGCGAATAGACGAAACGAATCGGTGTTGCCTCTGCGGAAAGACGAAGGATCCGGCCGAAGGCGGTCGAAAGATCATCGTCGGATTGCACGGGGCCGTCTGTTCGGATTGCGTCAACCTTTGCAACGATATCCTGACTACCGGCGAAGACCTCCCGATTGGAGGTTTGGCAGACGAGTCAGGCTTTGGCGAGACGTCGTTCAAATCAGTCGGGTCTGAGCCGAAGACCGTGCCGAAGCCGAAAGAGATAGTCGGCTATCTTGAGAACTACGTCATCGGCCAAGAACACGCGAAGCGTTCGCTGTCTGTCGCGATCTACAACCACTACAAGAGGGTCTCGAGCGACCGGGCGGACGACGACGTCGAACTGCAAAAGAGCAACATCCTCATGGTCGGACCGACCGGATCGGGCAAGACGCTGCTGGCTCAGACCCTGGCTCGAATGCTCGAAGTGCCGTTCGCCATGACCGACGCGACGGCGCTGACCGAGGCAGGGTACGTCGGCGAAGACGTCGAGAACATCCTGCTCAAGCTGTACCAGTCCGCTGAGCAGCTGGACTCATCGAACGCGCAGTCGCTGTGTGAGAAAGGGATTATCTACGTCGATGAGATCGACAAGATCGGTCGAAAGAGCGACAACCCGTCGATCACGCGCGACGTCAGCGGCGAAGGCGTTCAACAGGCGCTGCTCAAGATTCTGGAGGGTACGGTCGCCAACGTTCCCCCGCAAGGTGGTCGCAAGCACCCGCAGCAAGAGTACATCCCCATCGATACGACGAACATTCTGTTCATCTGCGGCGGGGCATTTGAAGGGCTTTCAGATATTATCATGCGCCGACAGAAGGAGAACGTGCTCGGGTTCCGCGCCAATCCATCGAGCAAGGCCGAGCGCAAGAAGGACATACTCCGCAACGTCCTTCCCGAAGACCTTCTAAAGTACGGCCTCATTCCGGAGTTCATCGGTCGATTGCCTGTGATTACTACCCTCGAGGAACTCGATGAAGAGGCGCTTATCAGGATTCTGACAGAGCCGAAGAACGCGATTACGAAGCAGTACAAGAAGTTCTTCGAACTGGACAACGTTGAACTGGAGTTCGAGGAAGGGGTGCTCAAGGAGATCGCGGCGGAGGCGATGAAAAGGAAGACCGGCGCACGAGCGCTGCGAGCGATCTTGGAGAACATCATGCTCGAGGTGATGTACGAGGTGCCGAGCAACGACGACATCAAGAAAGTGATCGTTCCGGTGGGCTCCGTAGCTGGCACGGCTGAACCACAGTTGCTGACAGAGGCGGAAGCGAAGGAGGCCAGCTAG